Proteins encoded within one genomic window of Manis pentadactyla isolate mManPen7 chromosome 4, mManPen7.hap1, whole genome shotgun sequence:
- the LOC118911131 gene encoding keratin, type I cuticular Ha1-like, whose protein sequence is MPFSYCLPNLSCRSTCSSRPCVAPSCHSSILPGACNIPANVGSCGWFCEGAFNGSEKETMQFLNDRLASYLEKVRQLERENAELENRIREWCQQQEPFVCPNYQSYFRTIEELQQKILCTKSENARLVVQIDNAKLAADDFRTKYETELGLRQLVESDINGLRRILDELTLCKSDLEAQVESLKEELLCLKRNHEEEVNTLRSQLGDRLNVEVDAAPTVDLNRVLNETRCQYEALLETNRRDVEEWFTTQTEELNKQVVSSSEQLQTSQAEIIELRRTVNALEIELQAQHNLRNSLENTLTETEARYSSQLSQLQCMITSVESQLAEIRGDLERQNQEYQVLLDVRARLEGEINTYRGLLESEDCKLPCNPCATTNVCGVAGPCAPLTPCVPRPRCGPFLN, encoded by the exons ATGCCTTTCTCCTACTGCCTGCCCAACCTGAGCTGCCGCTCCACCTGCTCTTCCCGGCCCTGCGTGGCCCCCAGCTGCCACAGCAGCATCCTGCCCGGGGCCTGCAACATCCCCGCCAACGTGGGCAGCTGCGGCTGGTTCTGCGAGGGCGCCTTCAATGGCAGCGAGAAGGAGACCATGCAGTTCCTGAACGACCGCCTGGCCAGCTACCTGGAGAAGGTGCGCCAACTGGAGCGTGAGAACGCGGAGCTGGAGAACCGCATCCGGGAGTGGTGCCAGCAGCAGGAGCCCTTCGTGTGCCCCAACTACCAGTCCTACTTCCGGACCATCGAGGAGCTCCAGCAGAAG ATCCTGTGCACCAAGTCTGAGAATGCAAGACTGGTGGTGCAGATCGACAATGCCAAGCTGGCTGCAGACGACTTCAGGACCAA GTACGAGACGGAGCTGGGCTTGCGGCAGCTGGTGGAGTCCGACATCAATGGCCTGCGCAGAATCCTGGACGAGCTGACCCTGTGCAAGTCTGACCTGGAGGCCCAGGTGGAGTCCCTGAAGGAGGAGCTGCTGTGCCTGAAGAGGAACCATGAGGAG GAGGTCAACACCCTGCGCAGCCAGCTGGGAGACCGCCTCAATGTGGAGGTGGATGCGGCCCCCACCGTGGACCTCAACCGCGTGCTCAACGAGACCAGGTGTCAGTACGAGGCCCTGCTGGAGACCAACCGCAGGGACGTGGAGGAGTGGTTCACCACCCAG ACCGAGGAGCTCAACAAGCAGGTGGTGTCCAGCTCGGAGCAGCTGCAGACCTCCCAGGCAGAGATCATCGAGCTGAGACGCACGGTCAACGCCCTGGAGATCGAGCTGCAGGCCCAGCACAACCTG AGGAACTCCCTGGAGAACACGCTGACGGAGACCGAGGCCCGCTACAGCTCCCAGCTGTCCCAGCTGCAGTGCATGATCACCAGCGTGGAGTCCCAGCTGGCCGAGATCAGGGGTGACCTGGAGCGGCAGAACCAGGAGTACCAGGTGCTGCTGGATGTGCGGGCCCGGCTGGAGGGCGAGATCAACACGTACCGGGGGCTGCTGGAGAGCGAGGACTGCAA GCTTCCCTGCAACCCCTGCGCCACAACGAACGTGTGTGGAGTCGCCGGGCCCTGTGCCCCCCTCACGCCCTGTGTCCCCCGCCCACGCTGTGGTCCCTTCCTGAACTAG
- the LOC118911177 gene encoding LOW QUALITY PROTEIN: keratin, type I cuticular Ha8-like (The sequence of the model RefSeq protein was modified relative to this genomic sequence to represent the inferred CDS: inserted 3 bases in 2 codons; substituted 1 base at 1 genomic stop codon), producing the protein MSISSTDTWGQLGAEAKAASLCLSAPLAHAQRVCVGTTPGRPSLCLPHGCHTTGPLPGTCNIPGNIGTCXGHEKVTTQVLNDLLATCLEKVCQLQWDNVELGTKIQEVSKCQESSVCLGCQSYFWATEELQQKILGSKAENTRMTVXTDTTMLAAVDFRIKHENEHSLCQVVEADTCGMHKFLDDLSLAKASLEAQQESLKEHLCLESNHQQEVSTLKCQLGDKLWIELDMEPTVDPGRVLEEVXGAMVETNLCDVERRFQAQSEGISLQATSCSEEPQCCQSEILELRCPVNALEVERQVQPVLKGCLRNSLREAEACFSTELAQMQTLISNVEEQLSEIWADLEQRNQEYQVLLDIRARLEGEITTYWNLLESEDCKREPWFSTRASWALIPVPLWTLGMSLSCSRPRGTSKAPLLPGQDVGLQHHLPSPCSL; encoded by the exons ATGTCCATCTCCTCCACTGACACTTGGGGCCAGCTTGGGGCAGAGGCCAAGGCTGCCTCCCTGTGCCTCTCAGCCCCCCTGGCACATGCCCAAAGAGTCTGTGTGGGGACCACCCCAGGCCGACCCAGCCTCTGTCTGCCGCATGGCTGCCACACCACTGGCCCCTTGCCAGGCACCTGCAACATTCCCGGCAACATTGGGACCT GCGGCCATGAGAAGGTGACCACGCAGGTCCTGAACGACCTCCTGGCCACCTGCCTGGAGAAGGTGTGCCAGCTGCAGTGGGACAATGTGGAGCTGGGGACCAAGATCCAGGAGGTGAGCAAATGCCAGGAGTCCAGCGTGTGCCTGGGCTGCCAGAGCTACTTCTGGGCCACCGAGGAGCTCCAGCAGAAG ATCCTGGGCAGCAAGGCTGAGAATACCAGGATGACTGTATAAACTGACACCACCATGCTGGCTGCTGTTGACTTTAGAATCAA GCACGAGAATGAGCACTCCCTGTGCCAGGTGGTGGAGGCAGACACATGCGGGATGCACAAGTTTCTGGATGACCTGAGCCTGGCCAAGGCCAGCCTGGAGGCCCagcaggagtccctgaaggagcATCTCTGTCTTGAGAGCAACCATCA GCAGGAAGTGAGCACTCTGAAGTGCCAACTGGGGGACAAGCTCTGGATTGAGCTGGACATGGAGCCCACTGTGGATCCGGGCAGGGTGCTGGAGGAGGT TGGTGCCATGGTGGAGACCAACCTCTGTGATGTGGAGCGGCGGTTCCAAGCCCAG TCTGAAGGCATCAGCCTGCAGGCCACATCCTGCTCCGAGGAGCCGCAGTGCTGCCAGTCAGAGATCCTGGAGCTGCGATGCCCCGTGAACGCCCTGGAGGTGGAGCGCCAGGTTCAGCCTGTGCTG AAAGGCTGTCTGCGGAACTCCCTGCGTGAAGCTGAGGCCTGCTTCAGCACCGAGCTGGCTCAGATGCAGACCCTTATCAGCAACGTGGAGGAGCAGCTGTCTGAGATCTGGGCTGACCTGGAGCAGCGGAACCAGGAGTACCAGGTGCTGCTGGACATCAGGGCCCGGCTGGAGGGCGAGATCACCACATACTGGAACCTTCTGGAGAGTGAGGACTGCAA GAGGGAACCCTGGTTCAGCACACGGGCATCCTGGGCTCTTATTCCAGTTCCACTGTGGACTCTGGGCATGTCGCTGTCCTGTTCAAGGCCTCGAGGGACCTCTAAG GCTCCCCTGCTGCCCGGGCAGGACGTTGGCCTCCAgcaccacctgcccagcccctgcaGCCTGTAG